The following proteins are co-located in the Larimichthys crocea isolate SSNF chromosome XXIV, L_crocea_2.0, whole genome shotgun sequence genome:
- the nceh1a gene encoding neutral cholesterol ester hydrolase 1a, translating to MRLLPVVVTGLLTVAFAYYVYIPLPDAIQEPWKLMMMDAGFRATMHLASLKAWLGFDHYITSIRQSMDGFDGMVKRSESGAGVMPGVKVSDITFAGIPVRVYEPPAGGEGHLRRGLMFLHGGGWALGSAKKGSYDAINRMLSDELNTVVVAVEYRLYPEVHFPVPYLDCLAAAKHFLSPEVLARYAVDPERVAVAGDSAGGNLAAAVSQEISTDDTMSVKFSVQALIYPVLQALDFNTPSYLQNQYIPILYRTLMVRFWLQYLGADLNLESQFMANNHSSLHHSKITPELRARLDWTVLLSPKHKKSYKPVIVEKGSEGVLKAVPGLLDVRAAPLLAGPEVLAKCPRAYILTCENDVLRDDGLMYARRLQDAGVTVTSDHYEDGFHGCLSFIAWPFEFDVGKRAVRGYFDWLKNNL from the exons ATGAGGCTGCTCCCGGTTGTTGTTACCGGCTTATTAACGGTGGCGTTCGCCTATTATGTTTACATCCCGCTGCCTGATGCCATCCAGGAGCCGTGGAagttgatgatgatggatgcTGGATTCCGTGCAACCATGCACCTG GCTTCTTTGAAGGCCTGGCTGGGCTTTGACCATTACATCACGTCAATCAGGCAGTCCATGGATGGCTTTGATGGCATGGTGAAGAGGTCTGAGTCCGGTGCGGGGGTCATGCCCGGAGTGAAAGTCAGCGACATCACTTTCGCCGGCATCCCGGTTCGCGTTTACGAGCCCCCGGCTGGAGGAGAGGGCCATCTGAGGAGAGGGTTGATGTTTTTGCACGGGGGAGGATGGGCCCTTGGTAGTGCCA AGAAGGGATCGTATGATGCGATCAACCGGATGTTGTCCGACGAACTCAACACTGTCGTGGTCGCGGTTGA GTATCGTCTGTATCCAGAGGTGCACTTCCCGGTGCCGTATTTAGACTGCCTTGCTGCTGCCAAGCACTTCTTGTCCCCAGAGGTTCTGGCCAGGTATGCAGTCGACCCGGAGCGTGTGGCTGTGGCAGGTGACAGTGCTGGAGGGAACCTGGCTGCTGCAGTCTCTCAGGAG ATTTCAACAGATGACACTATGAGTGTGAAATTCAGCGTCCAGGCGTTGATCTACCCCGTGCTCCAAGCTCTGGATTTCAACACCCCCTCCTACTTGCAGAACCAATACATACCCATCCTCTATCGGACCCTAATGGTCCGCTTCTGGCTGCAGTACCTCGGCGCTGACCTCAACTTGGAGTCCCAGTTTATGGCAAACAATCACAGCTCCTTGCACCACTCAAAAATCACCCCAGAGCTGAGGGCGCGACTAGACTGGACCGTCCTCCTGTCCCCAAAACACAAGAAGAGCTACAAGCCTGTGATTGTGGAAAAGGGTTCAGAGGGGGTACTGAAGGCGGTGCCGGGGCTGCTGGATGTGAGGGCAGCACCGTTGTTAGCAGGACCAGAGGTTTTGGCTAAATGCCCTCGGGCATACATCCTAACTTGCGAGAATGACGTGTTGAGGGATGACGGCCTCATGTACGCGCGCCGTTTGCAGGACGCAGGCGTCACGGTCACCAGCGACCACTACGAGGACGGCTTCCACGGATGTCTCAGCTTTATAGCTTGGCCGTTTGAATTCGATGTGGGGAAGAGGGCGGTCAGGGGTTACTTCGACTGGCTCAAGAACAActtgtaa